The following are encoded together in the Roseivirga misakiensis genome:
- a CDS encoding STAS domain-containing protein: MIDIKTETENNYLIICVEGEADASSSIHLDKAIRDAIDQENKHLLVDCTKLNYISSAGLGVFMSYIEEISEKSIHFVLFGLSEKVFKVFGILGLDQLLTIKENKEEAVSVFNGI, from the coding sequence ATGATTGATATAAAAACAGAGACGGAAAACAATTATCTAATTATCTGCGTAGAAGGAGAAGCAGACGCAAGTTCTTCAATTCATTTGGACAAGGCCATTAGAGATGCTATTGACCAAGAGAACAAACATTTACTTGTCGACTGTACCAAACTTAACTATATCTCTTCCGCAGGTTTAGGTGTTTTTATGTCCTACATTGAGGAGATATCAGAAAAATCAATCCACTTCGTGTTGTTCGGGCTATCCGAAAAGGTGTTTAAAGTTTTTGGCATCTTAGGATTAGACCAACTTTTGACAATTAAAGAGAATAAGGAAGAAGCAGTTTCTGTGTTCAATGGCATATAG
- a CDS encoding ATP-binding protein, whose amino-acid sequence MAYSFDIPSSKNKLRQMRQFVTDVLNKHHVSDIEVNMMVLAVDEVCANIIIHGHPTDDESKVKLLIDFKADGIWFKIIDHGNAFDIMSYETPSLEDLIRRKNKGGIGIMLVKKIMDDIQFKTSPSKNTLALYKKVAFTNP is encoded by the coding sequence ATGGCATATAGTTTCGACATACCGAGTAGCAAGAATAAATTGAGGCAAATGCGTCAGTTTGTGACTGATGTGCTAAATAAGCATCATGTATCTGATATTGAAGTCAATATGATGGTGCTAGCTGTGGATGAGGTTTGTGCCAATATTATCATTCACGGGCACCCTACCGATGATGAGAGTAAAGTAAAACTTTTGATTGATTTCAAAGCCGACGGTATTTGGTTTAAAATTATCGATCATGGAAATGCTTTTGACATTATGAGTTATGAAACGCCTTCTTTAGAAGACCTTATCAGAAGAAAGAATAAAGGAGGAATTGGCATTATGCTGGTTAAGAAAATCATGGACGATATCCAATTCAAAACAAGCCCGTCTAAGAATACACTCGCTCTCTACAAAAAAGTAGCTTTTACCAACCCATAG
- a CDS encoding peptidylprolyl isomerase — MRVFCSFLLCLISISQTLGFQSKDVVLATVNQVEISSGELLYAFEKTNSSGENLSYDSLSAYLNRYIDFKLKVLEARRQGYDTLAALKTELQGYVSQIPKPYLVSKVDEDSLVNEIYKRMHTEIDASHILIPLAPEATPEDTLKAYMLIDSLRVAADSKNTFEELARQYSKDGSALQGGNLGWFTAMDMVGPFEDVAYSTPVDQVSTIAKTRFGYHIIYVNRKRKSKGKLKTSHIFFNNKIQNDDEAKKSAASIYDSLKNGADWNTMARLYSQDNNTKMKGGELPLARIKQLPDDFMDIAYSLDKIGDFSAPQKTSFGWHIVKLDGQQEIPPLSLIKSEITRVIEKSGKKSLDHETLFKKLKNENRYQKAEQTYNELVNALSNKNLEKIQKLGSETLFTIGAKNVLAQGFINFLPSRNIALDPIVLESFYQDYEEQVIIGYEDSIATQKYPEYGFLLKEYEEGLLLFEIMQNEVWNKAITDSIQNRNFYESNIQNYAVGVRLHVQAVSGLDEKSLDQLIKIQKKSKNKSDLKQIADEHLGRSKRSLLKIVKRTIKVSEIPNFEPVGVKSGSWVYNSATGEHYLVEEFIPAGTYKFEEIKGLVISDYQDYLDEQWIQSLRERADIKIYKKALKSISTN; from the coding sequence ATGAGAGTTTTTTGCTCATTTTTATTGTGCCTCATAAGCATAAGTCAAACCCTCGGCTTCCAGTCTAAAGATGTAGTTCTGGCTACAGTAAACCAAGTCGAAATTTCTTCAGGAGAATTGCTCTATGCTTTTGAAAAAACTAATAGCTCTGGCGAAAACTTATCTTATGACTCCTTAAGTGCTTATTTAAATCGCTACATCGATTTTAAACTCAAGGTTTTAGAAGCTCGCCGACAAGGTTATGATACGCTTGCAGCATTAAAAACTGAGTTGCAGGGCTATGTTTCGCAAATCCCAAAGCCTTATTTGGTGAGTAAAGTCGATGAAGACTCACTGGTGAATGAAATTTACAAGAGAATGCATACTGAAATTGATGCCTCTCATATTTTGATCCCCTTGGCCCCTGAAGCTACCCCAGAAGATACTCTAAAAGCTTATATGCTCATAGATAGCCTCAGAGTAGCTGCTGATAGTAAAAATACATTTGAAGAACTAGCAAGGCAGTATTCAAAAGACGGTTCTGCTCTTCAAGGAGGTAATCTTGGCTGGTTTACAGCTATGGATATGGTCGGCCCGTTTGAAGATGTGGCCTATTCTACCCCTGTGGATCAAGTATCGACAATAGCTAAAACGAGATTTGGCTACCACATTATTTATGTAAACCGAAAGAGAAAGTCGAAAGGTAAGCTTAAAACGTCGCACATCTTCTTTAACAACAAGATTCAGAATGATGATGAAGCCAAAAAATCAGCTGCCAGCATTTATGATTCATTAAAAAATGGAGCGGATTGGAATACGATGGCAAGACTCTATTCTCAAGACAATAACACAAAAATGAAGGGTGGTGAACTCCCTTTGGCCAGAATAAAGCAATTACCAGATGATTTTATGGATATTGCCTACTCCTTGGATAAAATCGGTGACTTTTCAGCACCGCAGAAGACCAGTTTCGGTTGGCATATCGTAAAACTTGATGGTCAACAGGAGATACCTCCGCTTTCTTTAATTAAGTCAGAAATAACCCGAGTAATAGAGAAGTCAGGTAAAAAAAGTCTTGATCACGAAACACTATTCAAAAAGCTTAAAAACGAAAATCGTTATCAAAAGGCCGAGCAAACCTATAATGAGCTAGTCAACGCCCTTTCAAACAAAAACCTAGAAAAGATCCAAAAGTTGGGCTCTGAAACACTGTTTACGATCGGCGCGAAGAATGTTTTAGCACAAGGCTTTATAAATTTTTTACCCTCAAGAAATATCGCTCTGGACCCAATTGTTTTAGAATCTTTTTATCAGGATTATGAAGAACAGGTTATTATCGGTTATGAAGACTCTATCGCCACACAGAAATACCCAGAGTATGGATTTTTATTGAAGGAATACGAGGAAGGGCTTTTACTTTTTGAAATTATGCAAAATGAAGTCTGGAATAAAGCGATAACTGATTCTATACAGAATCGAAATTTCTACGAAAGTAATATTCAAAACTATGCGGTAGGTGTAAGGCTTCACGTTCAAGCAGTTTCGGGATTGGATGAAAAAAGCTTGGATCAACTCATTAAAATTCAAAAAAAGTCAAAGAATAAAAGCGATCTAAAACAAATTGCTGATGAGCATTTGGGGCGCTCAAAACGATCGCTGTTAAAAATTGTAAAAAGAACAATTAAGGTATCCGAAATACCTAATTTCGAGCCAGTTGGAGTAAAATCTGGCTCATGGGTATACAATTCAGCGACTGGTGAACATTATTTGGTCGAAGAATTTATACCTGCTGGAACCTATAAGTTCGAGGAAATTAAAGGTTTAGTAATCTCTGATTATCAGGATTACTTGGATGAACAATGGATTCAATCGCTTAGAGAAAGAGCAGACATTAAGATTTATAAAAAAGCGTTAAAGAGTATTAGCACGAATTGA
- a CDS encoding peptidyl-prolyl cis-trans isomerase has product MNYKPFTILAFSLFITSCDYLSKSNESGTANGRNIVANVGNAYLYKSDISSLVSPNATEKDSLRITELFVKNWIKKELLVKEAANNVRIDQSEIDRKASDYRYALIAYEYQKLIVQNSLDTLVTEDEINAYYEENKDNFTLRQNILRGRFLKVNKDAPKKNDIRRWLKSNRPQDIESLRSYAFQFADNYSLEDSVWLKLDDIIKNSPFSTISNKVQFLRRNRYVEEADSTYLYLLKIDEYKISKEASPLEFVQEEIKDIIINKRKVALAKSLENDIYERAKENEDYKIYR; this is encoded by the coding sequence TTGAATTACAAGCCGTTTACGATATTAGCATTTTCACTATTCATAACCTCCTGCGACTATTTATCTAAGTCGAATGAGAGTGGGACCGCTAATGGCCGAAACATAGTCGCTAATGTGGGCAATGCTTACCTTTATAAATCTGATATCTCTTCCTTGGTTTCGCCGAACGCAACCGAAAAAGACAGCCTGAGGATAACAGAACTATTTGTAAAAAACTGGATTAAAAAGGAGCTGCTTGTCAAAGAAGCTGCAAATAATGTCCGAATAGATCAGTCAGAAATCGATCGTAAAGCCTCTGATTACAGATATGCCTTAATTGCTTATGAGTACCAAAAATTGATTGTCCAAAACTCCTTAGACACACTGGTGACCGAGGATGAAATCAATGCCTATTATGAAGAAAACAAGGACAATTTCACTTTGAGGCAAAATATTTTGAGAGGGCGTTTTCTAAAAGTAAATAAAGATGCCCCTAAGAAAAATGACATCAGAAGGTGGCTCAAATCAAATCGACCACAAGACATAGAGTCGTTAAGATCATACGCTTTCCAGTTCGCAGACAACTACTCGCTAGAAGATTCGGTTTGGTTGAAACTTGATGATATTATTAAAAACTCACCCTTTTCGACCATTTCTAACAAGGTTCAATTTCTTAGAAGAAACAGGTATGTAGAAGAGGCGGATTCTACCTACCTTTACCTACTCAAAATTGACGAGTATAAAATTTCTAAGGAAGCATCGCCATTAGAGTTTGTGCAGGAAGAGATCAAGGATATAATAATCAATAAGAGGAAGGTAGCCTTGGCTAAAAGTTTGGAGAATGATATTTATGAACGTGCAAAGGAAAATGAAGACTACAAGATTTATCGTTAA